One segment of Panicum virgatum strain AP13 chromosome 1K, P.virgatum_v5, whole genome shotgun sequence DNA contains the following:
- the LOC120701761 gene encoding dCTP pyrophosphatase 1-like gives MNGGVEEVSVEEGKCGDGGAVRDGEMGTATEAEAAAAVSLEALRKRMADFARERDWEQFHSPRNLLLALVGEVGELSEIFQWKGEVPKGLPGWDEAEKVHLGEELADVLLYLVRLSDMCGVDLGKAALRKMEINACKYPVGQCKGSSKKHTHYGSTNSVSANDNVNTMNKEHNNGV, from the exons ATGAACGGTGGAGTGGAGGAGGTGAGCGTGGAGGAGGGGAAgtgcggcgatggcggcgcggtTCGTGACGGCGAGATGGGgacggcgacggaggcggaggcggcggcggcggtgagcctGGAGGCGCTGCGGAAGCGGATGGCGGACTTCGCCAGGGAGAGGGACTGGGAGCAGTTCCACTCCCCTAGGAACCTGCTCCTCGCCCTG GTTGGGGAGGTGGGGGAGCTATCTGAGATATTCCAATGGAAAGGGGAGGTGCCCAAGGGGCTGCCAGGCTGGGACGAGGCTGAGAAGGTGCACTTGGGCGAGGAGCTCGCCGACGTGCTCCTCTACCTGGTCCGGCTGTCGGACATGTGCGGTGTCGACCTTGGCAAGGCTGCCCTGCGCAAGATGGAGATCAATGCATGCAAGTACCCAGTTGGCCAGTGCAAGGGCTCATCCAAGAAGCACACCCACTATGGCTCCACTAACAGCGTTAGCGCCAACGATAATGTTAACACCATGAACAAGGAGCATAACAATGGGGTCTAA
- the LOC120654276 gene encoding WAS/WASL-interacting protein family member 3-like, whose product MNIISGPRFEQNPNSITPLPPNLPTSPPLHPTPTPNPHPHPHRHRQPGAGPSPPSLAAASPSAAPPRPRLPLRPPQPPPRPPPPPPRPQPPLRPPRLAATVAAPPRPLPLSLRVPGHLFAFPGRWPPSRPLPVPGRQPPLPLPGRGPVAPTSPAASSSRPRNRTSLRTEEPNAQPDRRARLKRSRWEGADVEDGRVGGQPLAKLYATVPRCAKNEGATVWSA is encoded by the exons ATGAACATAATAAGTGGCCCAAGGTTCGAACAAAACCCAAACTCTATTACACCACTCCCACCCAATCTACCCACCAGCCCACCACTgcaccccacccccacccccaacccccacccgcacccgcaccggcACCGCCAGCCCGGCGCTGGCCCGTCCCCgccctccctagccgccgcctcgccctctgCCGCCCCTCCGCGGCCCCGGCTGCCTCTTCGCCCTCcccagccgccgcctcgccctcccccgcccccgccgcggccccaGCCACCCCTTCGTCCTCCACGGCTGGCGGCCACCGTCGCGGCCCCTCCCAGGCCCCTGCCGCTGTCCCTCCGTGTCCCCGGCCACCTCTTCGCCTTCCCCGGCCggtggccgccgtcgcggcccctCCCTGTCCCCGGCAGGCAGCCGCCACTGCCCCTCCCCGGCCGCGGGCCTGTGGCTCCgacctccccggcggcctccaGCAGCAGACCTCG GAACCGAACTTCTTTAagaaccgaagaaccgaacGCCCAGCCCGATCGCCGGGCGCGCCTCAAGCGCAGCCGCTGGGAGGGTGCCGATGTGGAGGATGGGCGCGTTGGCGGGCAGCCCCTGGCGAAGCTATACGCGACGGTGCCGCGCTGTGCAAAGAACGAGGGAGCAACCGTGTGGTCTGCGTAG